ataatttatttaatgttgactcaagtatgagatgacagagaatcagtgttaaaaagtcctgttgaaacataaggaatgtatcggatacaaatgtcatgatatttgggtaaagagatctcatgtaagaccatgtctgggacatggcattggcatccttgagatcatgagaggtcccatgtaagaccatgtctgggacatggcgttggcaccgagatgagaggtcccctgtaaCACCATGtctggcatgggcaccgatatgagaactcccatgtaagaccatatctgggatatgacattggcagtacatgaaacatcccatgtaagaccatgtctgggacatggctttggcatgttattatcagaaagagacccaagtatccttattattccaatatggttcaacgggctagtaaataactTATGTCCATGAAAGTTtagttaaaagcataaatggtaagttcaagtgagttataagagATAAGAGTATATTACGTTACCCATTGAGAATCAACATTTCAACaagagaaaagtaagtcataatttatgagttatctaagtaaacaagcaagtgaatgagtaagagatcaagtaaagaggaaattaaagattatgttacttggttattattatttgtgtttaatgttgctatttatttacttgtaaacttactaagcattatgcttactttgtttattttctttttatatagaaTTATTAATCAAAGTCGATGATCCTAAAGACGTcagagatcgtccacactatcaaccacaacgactcggtattttatgatgaactatgtttgaactatggcatgtatagggacttacttattttgaatgttgtattatgattttgctaaagaatgatgtgtaaatatctaatgatgaatggtcgtcaaaatggctaagtatgaaggtgtttgttgttatacatgtctatgtgataaattatgcatagaaatcatgaaagagtaataatttgcaaagaaacagatttcaaacagcagcagtgacgtgattttgaaaaatcacttaggatagtataaaatgaattaagggtgtatgatatatataatgaaatcttgttgagtctattttcatgtaaaaataaagatttagcaaaaggaattttatattttgagatatgtgaattttagtgagacagggtcagaactgtttttggaatcccctgttctgagtttagaaaatcactaaaaattgtacaaaaatatttctgagttgtaatttatatgtatagattccttattgagtctattttatttagaaacaagtgataacaccatatgaaaatcctataatgataaaacttatttttagtggcaagaggtcaggacagtcgagtggtgaaacaggggagactttaactaataaactgtactaattggctaaaccaaagattctgaaaaatttatggtaagaagatatatgagtctagttttaggaaaaatttacggatttaaatttcgagttccgtagctcgagttataaataatttattaactacTGCACGAGTGGACAGCTTTATCATAAATagtgagataaattttaaaagcaaatttttatgcccgaactaataagttaagtaaagtaatgcctcgagctcgaCCCCGACAACGGtgtcgggtaaggggtgttataatACAAGACCTTCTTCAGCTTGTACACACTATCTTCCTTGCTTACTACTTTGAAACCTTTCAGGTTGTTCAACATAGATCTCCTCATCAAGAAAACCATTGAGGAAGGCagattttacataaaaaaaaaatttgtcctAGAAGATGAGGGATGATAAGCTTTAATGGAGTTCAAATACCCTAAAAAGGAAGAATTggattagaaattttaaaacaggaaaaagaaaagaaaagaagaaataagaaatgtGATGGAGGAGAAGACAGGAATGGGGATTGAACAAAGTGGAGCTGCCTCCCCTCTTCTCCCCTCTCAACTTTTCTGTTTTCGACGCATATTTGCTTATTTTgcataaattattattagttcTTGTTTGGCAATTTTCAATCATGCCCCAAAAATTGGGAGGGTgagaattttttctttcaaattttttaaatatgtgattaatttttgtgaattatttattttaaaatttcatttcataatttaattataaaagtaggaatagaatagaaataatttgataaattttcttggggattctattttttaatgtgacatgtgataatattttaatttgaatggtGAAATCAGAGTATTCATCACCAATTGCAGTGATTGGTCTCCTCGCTACATATGCTCTTTTAAGAGATAAACGAATGGTCATAAAATGGATTCAATTTCCATGAGTGTGAACGAACTCCTGACCATATGATTAAGGgataaagaaattttttatgaattttttttttggtaatatatatttattgttataCCAACACTCTTGTCCTATACCATCTAGGGTAGGGTGTCTGCTCTATTTAAGGGCTCATTGGTACAAAGGTTCAAGGAATCATTCTTATCTTGCCCAAATGCTCTAATACTCTGCTACTATATATGCTCAAGGTTAATGTTGCTCGATGATTATTGATAATGCAACTAGACTAAAATGTggttttcttattcttttatatatgtagGGTGTTAGGTGAGTATTTGCTACATGAATTGGTAAAAAATGtcaaagaagaaaattgttAGAACATTGAATGTGTCTCGTGAAGTGTTGCATAGAGTGATGCAACATCATGAGCAATTCTGCAAGTGTTGTGTATGAGTTGGGAATGTTGAGTTGTTagttatttatttctatatttatacACAGCAAGCATAAGACTTTTCAACTGAGATCATGACATAACACCAAACATATATGGTGCGATTATATGTTTAGTTAATAGATAAGAAGCCTTTGAAACAAAGAAGCATAGTCTTTCGACCATCATCGCTGGGCAGGACAAACATGCTATTGgtatattaaaattgatgtcGCTGCAGACTCCTAGAAGTTGGGTGAATTTAAGCATGTAATGTTGTGGGCTTTTTTCTCAGGAGATTGGTAACCAATAGGGTTGTTGTTGGCCCAGTTCCATTGATCCCTGCACATGTCCTCAATGCTGTATTTGGCTTTCCAGTTCAGCTCACGCTCTGCCTTTTCAGTAGAAGCATAAAGTATTTCAGCATCACCGGGTCGCCTGGCAGCAATAACAAGAGGAATTTTCTTCCCACATGCCTTTTCAAATGCAGCAACCATCTCCAAAACTGATGTTCCTTTCCCACTTCCCAAGTTGTAGACTTCACAGGCTAGTTTCGGATCAGATAGTTTTCGCAGTGCAGCGATATGACCTTGTGCTAAATCAACAACATGGATATAATCACGTATGCAAGTGCCATCTTTGGTGGAATAATCGTTCCCGAAGATAGTCAAGGCAGGTCGTTTCCCAACTGCAACTTGCTGCATGTAAGGCATGAGATTGGTTGGAGTTCCACGGGGATGTTCTCCGATATAGCCACTTTGATGTGCACCAACAGGGTTAAAGTATCTCAGCGATATGATCTTCCACTCTGGGTCTGCATGTTGTATGTCCCTACAAATCTCTTCAATTATAGGCTTGGTTCTTCCATAAGGATTGATAGCAGACACAGGGAACTCTTCTCTACATGGAACCTCCTTTGGCCAACCGTAGACGGTAGCTGATGATGAAAATACTAGATTTTTGCATCCATAGGCTTCCATTACTTCCAACAACGTGATTGCTCCAACGATATTGTTGCTGTAATACATCAATGGTTTCTTCATGCTTTCACCTACGGCTTTCAATCCAGCAAAGTGTATGACAGCATCGATTTTTCTTTCCGTAAATACATTTTGCAGCGCAGGTTTGTCTCGAAGGTCAAGCTGGTGAAAATAAAGGTTGTTGCCGTACTGGCCGGCGAGCTCTTTGACTCTCGTGATGGCAACGTCAGAGGAATTGTTGAGATTGTCCACCACCACTGCATTGTAGCCTCCCAGTAGTAGCTCTAGCACAGTGTGGCTTCCAATAAAACCAGCACCACCAGTCACCAAAATGTTCTTTGCCATAGCCACTTTTTGTCTCAATGACTTGAAAAGAGAGTCACGCTTGGTTTATAACTTTATTGGGTGAGGATATGATAGAATATGTTACTAGTCAAAATACGTGTTACATACACAGTATTTGGTTTAAAAAGATTATGTCAGGACAGGAATTTATGCTTGACTATTTTGGCAGATGTTGAAGTTTCAGGCGGCCACAATTGGAGATAGTGATTTTGGATAGATAGTCAGACTATAaatcaaattgtattttgtcatttttattttaaaaatagataaattaatttttatatgttagattaaagagtaatttagtttttttattaaaaatttattccttTATACTGTTAAAAACTAACGTAACTGATAGAATAATCAAACAATGACATCTCACATGTACCTCATGTTAACTATAGGGATCAGCtttttaaaagagaaataaatagaaattttaccaaaagaaccaatttactctttgatctaacgatGATGACTAGTTTATCTATTTTTgagtaaaataactaaaatacagCCTGAATCTTAATATGAACTTACTTaatcacataatatatatatatatatatgtataaaacaaCTTTTAAGTATCTCTACCaactaaaaatcttaaaatctaatcttttattctttcaacATTCATCACCTTTCCCCAAATTTCATTCATTCTCTCTCATGCACTCTCtagaatatttaaaacataaataataattatactttCAAACAAATCTCCTAATTTCTTAACACACGTTTTGTATtcaacatttattaattaatctctAGAAAAATAAGATTGTTGCTTTGATTGTGTTAGATtaagattttatataatattaagtttttattaattgaatttagggatattgattttatatgaaatttcaaatctcttgattttgtaataatttttagaaattgattaatacaaatcataaaaaaaattaggattggttgttttataattttgaatttgttaaacattattacaaaatttagcATTTCTATTTTGAAGTTATTAGTGCGATTATTGTGAATATTGTGTTTGACATATTAGAcactaaaaaaaatacttaagtggtttttattttttgaaagaaaattaatagttatatattgggctaaattgtgtatatatgcCCTTTTTTTCAAGATTTAGGGAAATAGTCTGATTTTGGAGAGAGTGTATGAAAGGTTTTACTAACATGTTAGGAAAGCGTGCTTAGCTGGAAGCGTTTTCTGAAAATTCCAAAGAAAACACATCCAGCTGGACGTGCTTTCCTACCAACTGGGTGTAGCTGGACGAGCTTTCTTGACAATTGTGTGAAAAGGTCGCCCATCTAGACGCGCTTTTCTTCCAACTATGCAGAAAGCGTGTTCAGCTGGACTCACTTTTCATACTCTCTTTCCAAAATCAACGTATTTCTCTGAATCTTCAAAAAATTGGCCTATTTagccaattaaataaaaaataacgaCATATAtgactaatttagcctatatgTTTGCATCATAAAAACTATTCATACATTTAGGTTTAGATTTATTGATTCTGAATATTAACAAGAATAAATAGTTATTAGAAAAGAAATTCTACTTGtatctttttaattattgttttaatagtaattttatattcaaatccTATTATCGAGTTGTAATATTATGcattagtttatttgacttttaaaatGTCTACAATAATTctattatgttattaattagttcaagATTATTTGATGTTGAAAAGTCTAATTGTCTATACTTGAAATTATCTACCAAACTTCCACATCTCcctatttagtttttttccctTAGATTTTGCTACTAGTCCTTGTATAATGTGTAAGTTACggatttaatctatatactctaattttactatttttaacttttatatttttaaaattttgaaattttagttatgACTCAAATGGTAGGTGCTAAATTCGTtaaactaaatttgttatttttaaaatcatatgtGGCAAGCATATTATCACATGTGTAATCCGATGTCATCTTTCTATTTCCAAATAATACTAATTAATGGATTTAATGGCTACAATTTGAGTCATGGCGAAATTTCAACATTCaaaagtatagaaactaaaatgataaaattggaGAATAAGGAATAAATCCATAACTTACACATAGTACGTATCTATAAGCAAGATTTGACCTAAAGGATTTAATTGCTACTCTTCTTTTGctaggactaaaatttcaaaatttgaaaagtaaattaactaaaattaaataattatggtAAAGGGATTAAATCTATACCTTACGATAGTATAAGGACTACtagaaaattttgacattatttttatttattttggggtTAAATATGCAAGGGAtacttatactttttaaatttaaaattttactccaaTCAATCGCTCTGTCGaacttttttgttgttgttagtcACGTggcatttataaataaaataaaataatttgttaggTCTTAAGACTTAcaaattttgtcaatttgaccattattttaaattaacataaaaatgtGTTTAAggtatatattatatttttgaacatgtgtttttttaaaatttaatttaattcaaatatattatatataaaaatattttatttgaatttaatcttaaaataaattttaaatatttataaaaacattttcatttaatcattatatatatatattgaaagagAAGAGAATCACGTTACTATAAGTTAAGTCAGTGATGATGTCATGGGACACCACTTTGTGTTTCTACTCTATTTTTCAATACTTCAACTCTTAATATAATAGGACTAAAACAGCCCACTCAGAACATGATTTAGgttattttactaaaatgaccttaagaaattaaatatttacaagaatgacctaaatttaaaaacattaacgAAAATAACTTGGAAGAAACAGTGCACGGTGGTGTTGGCAACCCCGTGGCCAACACCCATGTCAGaaaggattaaaataatattttttattggtgtCGGCAGTGCAATAGCAGACACCGAtgtgtatttatttttcattttcttaaacaGATAAACTATCATaagtctttctttttcctttttttctttttagttttatgaAACAAGAGATGATGAAAAGGAAGGAGTTTCGGAAGCAATAGTGAAGGAGAACCAGCTGCAGAAGATGAGtttacatattttttctttttgttttttaatcatGGGATACCCATATGTACCATTGTCGGCCAATGAGTTCACgggatcaaaattttttttactaaaaatgggtGTCGGCCACCTGTTACCCggcacccaaatttttttataaaaaaattaggtacaagatttattttacaaaatacaGGTGAAAAAAATACACATGGGTTGCCGACACCACTGTGCATTATTCCCTCCAGGTCATTTTTGTTAATGTTTTTGAACTCGGGTCattcttgtaaatatttaatttttttggattattttaataaaatagcccatgatttagtatataaattaataggAAATCAAtcagtaaattaaaaattttatcccaCACGTATGCATGTGGaaagaacaaatttaaaatataaatatgtgtttaaaaataacacaaaatagATAATGAAACGCGTGGTTTGAAacgaattaataataatatatgatgttaaaatggaaaaaaaatcaaatttgtttatcatggtgttgtcatcaatcttgagtCGGTATCGAGTTAATTTGTGATTGTACAAGCCTAAatttgcccggggcccaaaTAACCCTTACAATGGCCCAAACCCAATAATCCAAACCCAATACAACATAAcccaaacaaatttaaccttaagcccaaatggcccaaaaaaatttttaattaggccAATTTTCAGCTAAGGgaaaaccctaggtgcgccgcacctaggtcTTCAGCCTCCAGCGCCGCAAGTCACGGCCACCTGCCCTTCTGACACCACCCACCGCCACCAACTCACCCACTTGCCTGTCAATCACCTGCAAAACAGAGCAAACACACAAGAACAACAGAAAACGCAAgagaaatagcaaaaataacatGTAACTTAGGCTATAAAAAAGCCAAATGTCTTCACTGTAAGGGGGGAGAACAAATgtcaaaaaaaacaaaaaaatattgggaaatcaataaaagaatcgcaaaaaagaa
The sequence above is a segment of the Gossypium raimondii isolate GPD5lz chromosome 4, ASM2569854v1, whole genome shotgun sequence genome. Coding sequences within it:
- the LOC105779316 gene encoding UDP-glucose 4-epimerase 2, with product MAKNILVTGGAGFIGSHTVLELLLGGYNAVVVDNLNNSSDVAITRVKELAGQYGNNLYFHQLDLRDKPALQNVFTERKIDAVIHFAGLKAVGESMKKPLMYYSNNIVGAITLLEVMEAYGCKNLVFSSSATVYGWPKEVPCREEFPVSAINPYGRTKPIIEEICRDIQHADPEWKIISLRYFNPVGAHQSGYIGEHPRGTPTNLMPYMQQVAVGKRPALTIFGNDYSTKDGTCIRDYIHVVDLAQGHIAALRKLSDPKLACEVYNLGSGKGTSVLEMVAAFEKACGKKIPLVIAARRPGDAEILYASTEKAERELNWKAKYSIEDMCRDQWNWANNNPIGYQSPEKKAHNITCLNSPNF